From a region of the Nonlabens dokdonensis DSW-6 genome:
- a CDS encoding outer membrane protein assembly factor BamD, protein MKNLIVVIILVATLASCGSYQKALKSEDNLEKVAMIDTLMAKGKYGKSLALFEQIIPVYRGTDSAADMAIKYAKALYEDESYINSAYQYERFITSHPTNPNAQLALFMAAKSHYQMSPVYSKDQTDTNIALTKLQEYINVYPSGDYTDEANVMVEELRDKLDKKAYEIAKQYHHFGNFRGGYISAISAFENFILDHPGSDYQDDAQFYLLDSQFQYGINSFAELVPERLAKAKEYYDIFAKRYPNSEYKEDADEIMEKIEEYNSQNTSK, encoded by the coding sequence ATGAAAAACCTAATTGTAGTCATTATTCTCGTTGCAACTCTTGCCAGCTGTGGCTCTTATCAAAAAGCTCTAAAGTCGGAAGATAATCTAGAAAAAGTTGCGATGATTGATACCTTAATGGCAAAAGGTAAATATGGTAAATCGCTAGCTCTTTTTGAACAAATTATTCCAGTTTACAGAGGTACTGATAGTGCTGCTGACATGGCAATTAAATATGCAAAAGCATTATATGAAGATGAGAGTTATATCAATAGTGCTTATCAATACGAGCGTTTTATAACATCACATCCTACTAATCCTAATGCTCAACTGGCATTGTTTATGGCTGCAAAGAGTCATTATCAAATGTCGCCAGTATATTCTAAGGACCAGACAGATACGAATATCGCTTTAACTAAATTACAAGAATACATCAACGTCTATCCATCCGGAGATTATACCGACGAAGCTAATGTAATGGTAGAAGAGTTGCGGGATAAACTCGATAAGAAAGCCTACGAGATAGCAAAGCAGTACCATCATTTTGGAAACTTTAGAGGTGGATACATAAGTGCCATAAGTGCTTTTGAAAACTTTATTTTAGATCACCCAGGATCTGATTATCAAGATGATGCTCAATTTTATTTGCTAGATTCACAATTTCAATATGGTATAAATAGTTTTGCAGAGTTAGTTCCTGAAAGACTTGCAAAGGCTAAAGAATATTATGATATCTTTGCAAAACGTTATCCTAACAGTGAGTATAAAGAAGACGCTGATGAGATAATGGAAAAAATAGAAGAATACAATTCTCAAAACACAAGTAAATAA
- the dapA gene encoding 4-hydroxy-tetrahydrodipicolinate synthase: MQELIGTGVALVTPFTANGTVDRDALKKVVQHQINNGIDYLVVLGTTGESVTLTKEEKQIVIDTVVSVNDGKLPLVLGVGGNNTQIVVEELKHIDKDNFVAVLSVSPSYNKPTQEGIYQHFKAVSEASPLPILLYNVPGRTASNMSLETVVRLAEFDNIIGIKEAAGDLVQAMNLIQYTPKDFLVISGDDMIANAMTLAGGAGVISVIGQAMAQDFSDMIRYGLNGDVAESYELHYKIAPSIDMIFEQGNPAGIKALLHHLDLCDSKVRLPLVSVDQNLNDRLKTFLDQYEN, from the coding sequence ATGCAAGAATTAATAGGAACTGGAGTAGCGCTGGTAACTCCTTTTACAGCAAACGGAACAGTAGATCGTGACGCTCTTAAAAAAGTAGTGCAACATCAAATAAATAATGGGATTGATTATTTAGTTGTTTTGGGAACTACGGGAGAATCTGTGACACTTACAAAGGAAGAAAAGCAGATTGTTATTGATACAGTTGTTTCTGTAAACGATGGTAAACTGCCACTTGTGTTAGGAGTAGGAGGAAATAATACCCAAATAGTTGTTGAAGAATTGAAGCATATAGATAAAGATAATTTTGTTGCCGTATTATCTGTATCGCCATCTTATAATAAACCTACGCAAGAAGGAATTTACCAGCATTTTAAAGCGGTTTCTGAAGCGAGTCCGTTACCTATATTATTGTATAATGTGCCTGGTAGAACGGCTTCAAATATGTCGCTAGAAACAGTAGTGCGTCTTGCAGAATTTGACAATATCATAGGAATTAAGGAGGCTGCTGGTGACCTAGTACAAGCTATGAATTTGATACAGTACACACCTAAGGATTTTCTAGTCATCTCTGGTGATGATATGATTGCAAATGCTATGACGCTTGCAGGTGGGGCAGGAGTAATCTCTGTCATAGGACAGGCAATGGCTCAGGATTTTTCAGATATGATAAGATATGGGCTTAATGGTGACGTGGCAGAATCGTATGAACTTCATTATAAAATTGCTCCCAGTATTGATATGATTTTTGAGCAAGGAAATCCTGCAGGAATAAAAGCTCTCTTGCATCATCTAGATCTATGTGATTCTAAAGTACGATTGCCATTAGTTTCTGTAGATCAAAATTTAAATGATCGTTTGAAAACTTTTCTTGATCAATACGAGAATTAA
- a CDS encoding DUF6913 domain-containing protein — protein sequence MIFDVLKQRWLRKEFEVLENSSRSKMPQWPQSLVILFDSEKVTDLTIFHNWCKELRIPVDNLTLIGSCKDVQKANKENVVLFDKKLLKWSGGIANAGVENALSKSYDLQINYYETDSELMRYLAMKLKSNFKVGYGHQNDSTYDLAVNVPLTSHALFISEIAKYLNILTQ from the coding sequence ATGATTTTTGACGTTTTAAAGCAGAGATGGCTGCGTAAAGAATTTGAAGTTTTAGAGAACAGCTCTAGATCAAAGATGCCGCAATGGCCTCAATCTTTAGTTATTTTATTTGATTCTGAAAAAGTTACTGATCTGACTATATTCCATAATTGGTGTAAAGAATTACGCATACCTGTCGATAATTTAACTTTAATAGGCAGTTGCAAGGACGTTCAAAAAGCTAATAAAGAAAATGTTGTGTTATTTGATAAGAAACTGCTGAAATGGAGTGGTGGTATTGCAAATGCTGGTGTCGAGAACGCGCTCTCTAAAAGTTATGATTTGCAAATTAATTATTATGAAACCGATAGTGAATTGATGAGGTACCTCGCAATGAAATTGAAGAGTAATTTCAAAGTAGGGTATGGCCATCAAAATGACAGTACTTATGATCTAGCAGTTAACGTTCCTTTAACTAGTCATGCTCTTTTTATATCTGAAATTGCAAAATATTTAAACATTCTAACTCAATAA
- a CDS encoding 5'-nucleotidase C-terminal domain-containing protein: MKNNRFKKSNGFYKSSAFAKAVFLLTILLISCTDKKYQLEKVSGQSTAIDSSLNSVKEIEEFIEPYKKSVDAEMNKQLSYNPVSMHKNDYKLNTPISNMMAEIVREKGNPIFQKRSGESIDVVLLNHGGIRAPLDKGSVTMRSAYEIMPFENSIVVAQLNGSQMDSLINYLVKRKRAHPISGLQIQLDKNGDLVEVLINGETLDSQKLYYVATNDYLYNGGDNMSFFKDTPLTTLDYKIRNAMIDYFEETDTLRFTRDNRFTMAQ, translated from the coding sequence ATGAAAAATAATAGGTTTAAAAAAAGTAACGGTTTTTATAAGAGTTCCGCTTTCGCGAAAGCGGTATTCCTACTAACCATTCTACTCATTTCATGTACTGATAAAAAGTACCAGCTGGAAAAAGTATCTGGCCAATCTACGGCGATAGATTCCAGCCTCAACTCAGTAAAAGAGATCGAAGAATTTATTGAACCCTATAAAAAGTCTGTTGATGCAGAAATGAATAAGCAGCTGAGCTATAATCCTGTGTCGATGCATAAGAATGACTACAAACTCAATACTCCTATAAGCAACATGATGGCAGAAATCGTGCGAGAAAAAGGAAATCCTATTTTTCAAAAAAGATCAGGAGAAAGTATTGATGTGGTACTCCTAAACCATGGCGGCATAAGAGCTCCTCTGGATAAAGGAAGTGTTACCATGCGCAGTGCCTACGAGATCATGCCTTTTGAAAATAGCATAGTCGTAGCACAATTGAATGGCTCGCAAATGGATTCTTTAATTAATTACCTCGTTAAAAGAAAAAGAGCACATCCCATAAGTGGACTTCAAATTCAATTAGATAAAAATGGTGATCTAGTTGAAGTTTTAATCAACGGAGAAACGCTAGACTCACAAAAACTTTACTACGTAGCAACTAATGATTACTTATACAACGGTGGTGATAATATGAGCTTTTTTAAAGACACTCCTCTCACTACTTTAGACTATAAAATTAGGAACGCAATGATTGATTATTTTGAAGAAACAGACACGTTGAGATTTACCAGAGACAACCGTTTCACAATGGCTCAGTAG
- a CDS encoding bifunctional metallophosphatase/5'-nucleotidase, giving the protein MERRKFIRNTSAGMIAGTALWSNYALANNIFTGPELEPGTKKITILHTNDTHSHIEPISGGRNDGRGGVARRAALISKVREENPHTILLDCGDIFQGTPYFNFYGGELEIKLMSMMGYDAATIGNHDFDNGIEGLYKQLPHADFDFVISNYDFSNTIMDGHTKPYKVMVKDGVRIGLFGVGIQLYGLVDPKMYKETVYNDPIEVAKDQIKSLRETEKCDIVICISHLGYAYEHDKVSDLKLAEATSGIDLIIGGHTHTFLDAPEIVKNAAGKDVMVNQVGCYGINLGRIDFYLKEGKIDKGVDVVYEI; this is encoded by the coding sequence ATGGAAAGAAGAAAGTTTATAAGAAATACGAGTGCTGGAATGATCGCTGGAACTGCTTTATGGTCCAATTATGCTCTAGCTAACAATATATTTACAGGTCCTGAACTAGAGCCTGGAACTAAGAAAATTACCATTTTACATACTAACGATACACATTCTCATATTGAGCCTATTTCTGGCGGTCGTAATGATGGTCGCGGTGGTGTTGCACGACGCGCAGCGCTCATCAGTAAAGTGAGAGAAGAAAATCCTCATACAATTTTATTGGACTGTGGTGACATTTTTCAAGGCACGCCATACTTCAATTTTTATGGTGGTGAACTCGAGATAAAACTCATGTCTATGATGGGTTATGATGCTGCTACGATAGGAAATCATGATTTTGATAATGGAATTGAAGGTCTTTACAAACAATTACCGCATGCCGATTTTGACTTCGTGATCTCTAACTATGATTTCTCAAATACCATCATGGATGGACACACTAAACCCTATAAAGTGATGGTAAAGGACGGCGTGCGCATCGGTCTTTTTGGGGTTGGGATACAACTATACGGATTAGTAGATCCTAAAATGTATAAAGAAACCGTTTACAATGATCCGATAGAGGTCGCTAAAGACCAAATTAAATCGTTACGAGAAACAGAGAAATGCGATATTGTAATTTGTATCTCACATTTAGGATATGCTTACGAGCACGATAAAGTTTCTGATTTGAAACTAGCCGAAGCAACTTCTGGCATTGATTTAATCATAGGCGGACACACACATACTTTTCTGGACGCTCCAGAGATCGTAAAAAACGCCGCTGGTAAAGACGTTATGGTGAATCAAGTAGGTTGTTATGGAATTAACCTTGGCCGTATCGATTTCTATTTGAAAGAAGGGAAGATTGATAAAGGTGTTGATGTGGTTTATGAAATTTAA
- a CDS encoding GIY-YIG nuclease family protein, with product MSNFGKTIKIFLIDGEPNGRMTCELSNWTGKALKIPRKKIKESSDRSELLNTGIYILIGKSPKSETKNLAYIGEAEEIYTRLNQQLSKKEFWNEAIVFVSKDENLNKAHIKYLESRLHEIAVKTNRYEIDNGINPTRSTISESDVAEMEEFLENIKLLVNALGYKIFEELPQNLKTDVKDSVDDTFYLTGLRMANAQGRLTNDGFVVLKNSVISPSTTEGCSDHWIRLRERLIKDSIIIKTQNHFIFNESYLFSSPSAAAAIVIGRNANGLKEWKLKNGKTIKELESF from the coding sequence ATGAGTAATTTCGGAAAAACAATCAAAATATTTCTCATTGACGGAGAACCTAATGGTCGTATGACTTGCGAGTTATCCAACTGGACAGGTAAAGCTTTAAAAATTCCAAGAAAAAAAATAAAAGAATCATCTGATAGATCTGAACTTTTAAATACCGGTATATACATTCTAATTGGAAAATCACCTAAATCAGAAACAAAAAACCTTGCTTACATAGGAGAGGCTGAAGAGATTTACACTAGATTAAATCAGCAATTATCCAAAAAAGAATTTTGGAATGAAGCTATAGTTTTTGTTAGTAAAGATGAAAACCTCAACAAGGCTCATATTAAATACTTAGAGAGTCGGTTGCACGAAATAGCAGTAAAAACAAATAGATACGAAATAGACAATGGAATTAATCCTACAAGGTCTACGATTTCTGAATCTGATGTAGCTGAGATGGAAGAATTTTTAGAAAACATAAAACTTCTAGTGAATGCATTGGGTTATAAAATTTTTGAAGAATTACCACAAAATTTGAAAACAGATGTAAAAGATTCAGTGGACGACACCTTTTATTTAACTGGTTTAAGAATGGCAAATGCACAAGGTAGACTTACTAATGACGGATTTGTAGTCCTCAAAAACTCGGTAATTAGCCCTTCTACAACAGAAGGTTGTTCAGATCACTGGATTCGTTTGAGAGAAAGACTAATCAAAGATTCAATAATTATAAAAACTCAAAATCACTTCATTTTTAATGAAAGTTATCTTTTTTCTAGTCCATCAGCCGCTGCTGCAATAGTGATAGGTAGAAATGCAAATGGACTGAAAGAATGGAAATTGAAAAATGGTAAGACTATTAAAGAGCTTGAATCCTTTTAA